A section of the Salinigranum marinum genome encodes:
- a CDS encoding SHOCT domain-containing protein has translation MTRSEPRVLTGFVLGTFLAFGADTLVIVAALWYVGRLSGTMAGAVAAGVLLVFSLWIGVRWLRLRLVGRSGSDGGERTDSPERTNPVDRLKQRYADGELSDAEFEARLDRLLDADRRVESTADAAPRRAERSRESE, from the coding sequence GTGACACGGTCCGAACCGCGCGTCCTCACCGGGTTCGTGCTGGGCACCTTCCTCGCGTTCGGTGCCGACACGCTGGTCATCGTCGCCGCACTGTGGTACGTCGGCCGGCTGTCCGGTACGATGGCCGGTGCCGTCGCAGCCGGCGTTCTCCTCGTCTTCTCGCTCTGGATCGGCGTGCGCTGGCTCCGACTGCGTCTGGTGGGTCGGTCCGGAAGCGACGGCGGTGAGCGGACTGACAGTCCCGAGCGGACGAACCCGGTCGATAGGCTCAAACAGCGGTACGCCGACGGCGAACTCTCCGACGCGGAGTTCGAGGCGCGACTCGACAGACTCCTCGATGCCGACAGACGGGTGGAGTCGACAGCCGACGCGGCTCCTCGCCGCGCGGAACGATCCCGCGAGTCGGAGTGA
- a CDS encoding alpha/beta hydrolase fold domain-containing protein produces the protein MGTVVSQGDPLPAAIMPISPWYDIELNGDSLDSNASTDALVQRGLVEVMADLFLGDGSPTDPLASPLHADLTGVPPVLIHVGSGEALVDDARRFAAKAETSGVDVTVEVVPDVQHAFAYSAGRESEADHAVERMGAWVRPTLGLS, from the coding sequence ATGGGTACTGTCGTGAGCCAGGGCGACCCTCTGCCGGCCGCCATCATGCCGATCTCTCCGTGGTACGACATAGAGCTGAACGGTGATTCCCTCGACAGCAACGCGTCGACCGACGCGCTGGTCCAGCGGGGGCTCGTCGAAGTGATGGCCGACCTGTTCCTCGGAGACGGTTCACCAACGGATCCGTTGGCCAGTCCGTTACACGCCGATCTGACGGGGGTTCCGCCGGTGCTGATCCACGTGGGCAGCGGCGAGGCGCTCGTCGACGACGCCCGGCGGTTCGCGGCGAAAGCCGAGACGTCGGGGGTCGACGTCACGGTCGAAGTCGTCCCCGACGTGCAGCACGCGTTTGCGTACTCGGCCGGGCGTGAGAGCGAAGCCGATCACGCGGTCGAGCGCATGGGCGCGTGGGTTCGCCCGACGCTGGGACTGAGCTGA
- a CDS encoding TIGR03571 family LLM class oxidoreductase: MTELSHANAGYRRLFDREGLSFGIGFPLTGVRESTPAVEREVRLARHAESVGFDGLWARDVPTYWPRFGDAGGAFDTWPLLSHVAAETDEVALGTSSVVLPLRHPIHVAKSAATVDRLSGGRLVLGVASGDRDPEYPAFGVDPADRGRLFRERVDALRTLWREPYPTVDGSWGHLDGDVDVLPKPTTETLPLLPTGNARQSTEWIAQHGDGWLFYHLPDDTLRTYVDRWRELAGDKPFLIAVRVALADDADADPEHLHLGYRAGTEWFRTYFGRLEEFGVDHVIVGLQADDPQRAMTTFATEVVDGR, translated from the coding sequence ATGACCGAGTTGTCGCACGCGAACGCCGGCTACCGACGACTGTTCGACCGCGAGGGGTTATCGTTCGGGATCGGCTTCCCGCTGACGGGAGTGCGGGAGTCGACACCAGCCGTCGAGCGCGAGGTTCGACTCGCACGTCACGCCGAGTCGGTTGGCTTCGACGGGCTCTGGGCACGGGACGTGCCGACGTACTGGCCGCGGTTCGGAGACGCCGGCGGGGCGTTCGACACCTGGCCGTTGCTCTCGCACGTGGCCGCGGAGACCGACGAGGTCGCACTCGGGACGTCGAGCGTCGTCCTCCCGCTCCGACACCCGATCCACGTCGCGAAGTCCGCCGCGACCGTCGACAGGCTCTCCGGTGGCCGACTCGTCCTCGGCGTCGCCTCGGGCGACCGCGACCCCGAATACCCCGCGTTCGGCGTCGACCCGGCCGACCGAGGACGACTGTTCAGAGAGCGCGTCGACGCCCTCCGGACGCTCTGGCGTGAGCCGTATCCGACGGTCGACGGCTCGTGGGGACACCTCGACGGCGACGTGGACGTCCTCCCGAAGCCGACCACAGAGACGCTCCCCCTCCTGCCGACGGGGAACGCCCGGCAGTCGACGGAGTGGATCGCCCAGCACGGCGACGGCTGGCTGTTCTACCACCTCCCGGACGACACGCTCAGGACGTACGTCGACAGGTGGCGGGAGCTCGCCGGCGACAAACCCTTCCTCATCGCGGTGCGCGTCGCACTCGCGGACGACGCGGACGCCGACCCGGAGCACCTCCACCTCGGCTACCGCGCCGGCACCGAGTGGTTCCGAACGTACTTCGGTCGGCTCGAGGAGTTCGGCGTCGATCACGTGATCGTCGGCCTCCAGGCCGACGACCCACAGCGCGCGATGACGACGTTCGCCACCGAGGTCGTCGACGGACGCTGA